A genomic segment from Streptomyces sp. NBC_01233 encodes:
- a CDS encoding DEDDh family exonuclease, with protein sequence MTMLDDRTTAETTWPTAYPQGYAVVDVETTGLARDDRIVSAAVYRLDAQGNVEDHWYTLVNPQRDPGPVWIHGLTSEVLAGAPLFKDIAEEFAGRLADRVLVAHNAIFDWQMIAREYARAAETAPVRQRLCTIALSKELNLPLPNHKLESLAAHFGVVQQRAHHALDDARVLAEAFRPSLHAAAQGGVRLPLLECRPLTEWSDSAAAPRVGYQSSYRGSGWRPSRKRPPCPHPNPGRYEDGEPLKQGMRIAFSGDTSVERELLEDRAVEAGLHIATSVSRLTSLLVTNDPDSATSKTVKAKAFGTPVVDEAAFTQLLRDVAPAES encoded by the coding sequence GACGTGGAGACGACCGGGCTCGCCCGCGACGACCGGATAGTCTCCGCCGCCGTCTACCGGCTCGACGCGCAGGGCAATGTCGAGGACCACTGGTACACCCTGGTCAACCCGCAGCGGGACCCGGGGCCGGTGTGGATCCACGGCCTGACGAGCGAGGTGCTCGCCGGCGCGCCGCTCTTCAAGGACATCGCCGAGGAGTTCGCCGGCCGGCTCGCGGACCGGGTGCTGGTCGCGCACAACGCCATCTTCGACTGGCAGATGATCGCCCGGGAGTACGCGCGGGCCGCCGAGACCGCGCCGGTCCGTCAGCGGCTGTGCACCATCGCCCTGTCGAAGGAACTGAACCTCCCGCTGCCCAACCACAAGCTGGAGTCGCTCGCCGCGCACTTCGGCGTGGTCCAGCAGCGCGCCCACCACGCCCTCGACGACGCCCGGGTGCTGGCGGAGGCGTTCCGCCCGTCGCTGCACGCGGCCGCGCAGGGCGGCGTGCGGCTGCCCCTGCTGGAATGCCGGCCGCTGACGGAGTGGTCGGACTCGGCCGCCGCCCCGCGCGTGGGGTACCAGTCCTCGTACCGGGGCAGCGGCTGGCGGCCCTCGCGCAAGCGGCCGCCGTGCCCGCACCCGAATCCGGGGCGCTACGAGGACGGCGAGCCTCTGAAGCAGGGCATGCGGATCGCCTTCTCCGGTGACACCTCGGTGGAGCGGGAGCTGCTGGAGGACCGCGCGGTCGAGGCGGGCCTGCACATCGCGACGAGCGTGTCGCGGCTCACCAGCCTCCTGGTGACGAACGACCCCGACTCGGCGACGTCGAAGACGGTCAAGGCGAAGGCCTTCGGCACTCCGGTCGTCGACGAGGCCGCCTTCACCCAGCTGCTGCGGGACGTGGCCCCGGCGGAGTCCTGA
- a CDS encoding SURF1 family cytochrome oxidase biogenesis protein → MYRFVLTRQWVCLTLVTLALIPVMIKLGFWQYHRHEHRVAQNQLIEENLRAKPVPMTEVTSPGHRVPRADFWRAVTATGTYDSAHEVVVRMRTDNDDKVGFHVLTPLVLGDGRVVLVNRGWVAGGDDPRAYPPVPAAPAGEVTVTGRLKADETSGGSGIKDRKGLPDRQVMLINSAQQAEYLGRPVLGGYLELTAPSPEAGPETVADPDHDSIGPHMAYAVQWWLFTAAVPVGWVVLVRREKRDREEAAAKAEATEQEPATA, encoded by the coding sequence GTGTACCGCTTTGTGCTGACCCGGCAGTGGGTGTGCCTCACCCTCGTCACCCTCGCCCTCATCCCCGTGATGATCAAGCTGGGGTTCTGGCAGTACCACCGCCATGAGCACCGGGTCGCGCAGAACCAGCTGATCGAGGAGAACCTGCGGGCGAAGCCGGTCCCCATGACCGAGGTCACCTCCCCCGGCCACCGGGTCCCCCGCGCGGACTTCTGGCGTGCGGTCACCGCGACCGGCACGTACGACAGTGCGCACGAGGTGGTCGTGCGGATGCGGACCGACAACGACGACAAGGTCGGCTTCCACGTCCTGACCCCGCTCGTCCTCGGCGACGGCCGGGTGGTGCTCGTCAACCGCGGCTGGGTGGCGGGCGGCGACGACCCCCGCGCCTACCCGCCGGTGCCGGCCGCGCCCGCGGGCGAGGTCACCGTCACCGGCCGGCTGAAGGCCGACGAGACGAGCGGCGGAAGCGGCATCAAGGACCGCAAGGGCCTGCCGGACCGCCAGGTCATGCTGATCAACAGCGCGCAGCAGGCGGAGTACCTGGGCCGGCCGGTTCTCGGCGGGTACCTGGAGCTCACCGCTCCGTCCCCCGAGGCCGGCCCCGAGACCGTCGCCGATCCCGACCACGACTCGATCGGCCCCCACATGGCGTACGCCGTCCAGTGGTGGCTGTTCACGGCCGCGGTGCCGGTGGGCTGGGTGGTCCTCGTACGGCGGGAGAAGCGCGACCGCGAGGAGGCGGCCGCCAAGGCCGAAGCCACCGAACAGGAGCCGGCGACCGCGTAG